The genomic window GCATAGACTTGGAGACACCGGCGCGGCGCGACAGGTCGTCCAGCGACAACTGCTGGCTTTGCCGCAGCGCCTGCAGCGCACTGCCAACGGCCGGCGGCCCGTCGGGGGCGGCCGGCAACTTGGCGGAAGAGGGTTGCGTGGTCGTCATGGGTTCGTTATAGTGCACGACACGTTCGTTATATAGAACACGTTCGATTTATCGAATCGAGCGATCCGAGACACTACACCGGGAGTCTGGCCATGTCGAGTGCCGAGGCGTTTTATGCATCGCTCCGCGCGGAGCTCGATGCCATCCGCGACGCGGGGCTGTACAAGCGCGAGCGCATCATCGCCACGCCGCAGGGCGCCACCGTGCGCACCGCGGACGGGCGCGAGGTGATCAACCTCTGCGCCAACAATTATCTGGGCCTGTCGTCGCATCCCAGGGTGCTGGAAGCGGCCCATGCCACGCTGCGCACGCACGGCTACGGCATGTCGTCGGTGCGCTTCATCTGCGGCACGCAGGACCTGCACAAGACGCTGGAAGGGCGCCTGGCGCGCTTTCTGGGCACCGAGGACACCATCCTCTACGGCTCGGCGTTCGATGCCAACGGCGGGCTGTTCGAGACGCTGCTGGGCGCCGAGGACGCCGTGATCAGCGACGCGCTGAATCATGCGTCGATCATCGACGGCATCCGCCTGAGCAAGGCGCGCCGCTATCGCTACCAGCACAACGACCTGGATGACCTGCGCGCCCAGTTGCGCCAGGCCGACGCCGACGGCGCGCGGTACAAGCTCGTGTTCACCGACGGCGTGTTCTCGATGGACGGCACCGTGGCGCGGCTGGACGAGATCCGCGCCATCTGCGACGAACACGGCGCGCTGCTGGGCATCGACGAATGCCATGCCACGGGCTTCATGGGCCCGCGCGGGCGCGGCACGCACGAGGCGCGCGGCGTCTTCGGCAAGATCGACATCATCACGGGCACGCTGGGCAAGGCGCTGGGCGGGGCGTCGGGCGGCTTCACGTCGGGCCGCAAGGAAGTGATCGACCTGCTGCGCCAGCGCTCGCGTCCCTACCTGTTCTCGAACACGGTGGCGCCGGTGATCGTGGGGGCCAGCATCGAGGTGCTGGACCTGCTCGAAGCCAGCACCGCATTGCGCGACAAGCTCGAACAGAACACGCGGTTCTTCCGCGAAGGCATCGTGCGGCTGGGCTTCGACATCAAGCCCGGCGACC from Cupriavidus pauculus includes these protein-coding regions:
- the kbl gene encoding glycine C-acetyltransferase gives rise to the protein MSSAEAFYASLRAELDAIRDAGLYKRERIIATPQGATVRTADGREVINLCANNYLGLSSHPRVLEAAHATLRTHGYGMSSVRFICGTQDLHKTLEGRLARFLGTEDTILYGSAFDANGGLFETLLGAEDAVISDALNHASIIDGIRLSKARRYRYQHNDLDDLRAQLRQADADGARYKLVFTDGVFSMDGTVARLDEIRAICDEHGALLGIDECHATGFMGPRGRGTHEARGVFGKIDIITGTLGKALGGASGGFTSGRKEVIDLLRQRSRPYLFSNTVAPVIVGASIEVLDLLEASTALRDKLEQNTRFFREGIVRLGFDIKPGDHPIVPIMVYDAEKAQQLADRLLALGVYVVGFFYPVVPKGQARIRVQMSAIHDEATLQTALDAFAQAGRELGLIR